One Malus domestica chromosome 11, GDT2T_hap1 genomic region harbors:
- the LOC103420049 gene encoding uncharacterized protein isoform X1 yields MDGHDQLLIDVLTDLSTLQHHHQAELGREEENVEKKCGNHGGVCAICLDEIVLQETALVKGCEHAYCATCILRWVTYSQKPTCPQCKHPFEFLNVHRSLDGSIQDYMFEESVCLLLRAKWFEPLVVEEREEVYEGHEDYYYYPYEDEEDDDLDDAYFSSSSVIRIGNRRWGDNGYVRGGRQEARPVHRSSTQDSGASSSREPRKKEAAVDKTGRRAKRALKREAADKAAAAKHQQHLARLFSVDRVK; encoded by the exons ATGGACGGTCATGATCAGCTACTCATCGACGTTCTTACCGATTTATCCACCCTGCAACATCACCATCAA gCGGAATTGGGGAGGGAAGAGGAAAATGTTGAAAAGAAATGTGGGAATCATGGTGGGGTGTGTGCAATATGCTTGGATGAGATTGTGCTTCAAGAAACTGCTCTGGTAAAAGGTTGCGAGCATGCCTACTG TGCAACCTGTATTCTTCGTTGGGTGACATACAGCCAAAAACCCACCTGCCCTCAGTGTAAACATCCTTTTGAATTCCTGAATGTCCATCGTTCTCTTGATGGCAG CATACAAGATTACATGTTCGAGGAGAGTGTGTGCCTACTCCTTAGAGCCAAATGGTTTGAGCCGTTAGTTGTGGAGGAGCGTGAAGAGGTGTATGAAGGCCATgaggattattattattatcccTACGAGGATGAAGAGGATGATGATCTAGATGACGCTTACTTCAGCAGTTCATCGGTTATCCGGATTGGTAATCGAAGATGGGGTGATAATGGATATGTGAGGGGTGGGCGTCAAGAAGCAAGGCCTGTTCACAGATCAAGTACCCAGGATTCGGGTGCTAGTTCGTCTCGTGAGCCTAGGAAGAAAGAGGCTGCAGTGGATAAGACCGGGAGGCGTGCAAAGCGGGCACTCAAACGGGAAGCGGCTGATAAGGCAGCTGCAGCAAAACATCAGCAGCATTTGGCAAG ACTCTTTTCCGTCGACCGTGTTAAATAA
- the LOC103420049 gene encoding uncharacterized protein isoform X2, with product MDGHDQLLIDVLTDLSTLQHHHQAELGREEENVEKKCGNHGGVCAICLDEIVLQETALVKGCEHAYCATCILRWVTYSQKPTCPQCKHPFEFLNVHRSLDGSIQDYMFEESVCLLLRAKWFEPLVVEEREEVYEGHEDYYYYPYEDEEDDDLDDAYFSSSSVIRIGNRRWGDNGYVRGGRQEARPVHRSSTQDSGASSSREPRKKEAAVDKTGRRAKRALKREAADKAAAAKHQQHLARLGRK from the exons ATGGACGGTCATGATCAGCTACTCATCGACGTTCTTACCGATTTATCCACCCTGCAACATCACCATCAA gCGGAATTGGGGAGGGAAGAGGAAAATGTTGAAAAGAAATGTGGGAATCATGGTGGGGTGTGTGCAATATGCTTGGATGAGATTGTGCTTCAAGAAACTGCTCTGGTAAAAGGTTGCGAGCATGCCTACTG TGCAACCTGTATTCTTCGTTGGGTGACATACAGCCAAAAACCCACCTGCCCTCAGTGTAAACATCCTTTTGAATTCCTGAATGTCCATCGTTCTCTTGATGGCAG CATACAAGATTACATGTTCGAGGAGAGTGTGTGCCTACTCCTTAGAGCCAAATGGTTTGAGCCGTTAGTTGTGGAGGAGCGTGAAGAGGTGTATGAAGGCCATgaggattattattattatcccTACGAGGATGAAGAGGATGATGATCTAGATGACGCTTACTTCAGCAGTTCATCGGTTATCCGGATTGGTAATCGAAGATGGGGTGATAATGGATATGTGAGGGGTGGGCGTCAAGAAGCAAGGCCTGTTCACAGATCAAGTACCCAGGATTCGGGTGCTAGTTCGTCTCGTGAGCCTAGGAAGAAAGAGGCTGCAGTGGATAAGACCGGGAGGCGTGCAAAGCGGGCACTCAAACGGGAAGCGGCTGATAAGGCAGCTGCAGCAAAACATCAGCAGCATTTGGCAAGGTTGGGCCGGAAGTaa